The following proteins are co-located in the Streptomyces sp. NBC_00435 genome:
- a CDS encoding GAF and ANTAR domain-containing protein, producing MTREQQLTDIFVEVADSLIDDFDLIDFLQQLSVHCMELLDVAAVGILLADQHEHLQVLAASDEHTRILELFTLQHDEGPCVDSYRSATAITNVDLHDPHATAPWPAFAQAARATGFVSTNAIPMRLRGQVIGVLGLFQTTTGPLSPEHIRLAQALADMATISILQQRTLAASELERGQLQYALNSRIVLEQVKGILAERWHLSLDEAFAAFRSYARSNNHQLAALGLRISDGDFDTDLIPHPTAPPRH from the coding sequence ATGACCCGCGAACAGCAGCTGACCGATATCTTCGTGGAGGTCGCCGACTCCCTGATCGACGACTTCGACCTCATCGACTTCCTCCAGCAGCTCTCCGTGCACTGCATGGAGCTCCTGGACGTTGCGGCCGTCGGAATCCTGCTGGCCGACCAGCACGAGCACCTGCAGGTCCTGGCCGCCTCCGACGAGCACACCCGGATCCTGGAGCTGTTCACCCTGCAGCACGACGAGGGCCCCTGCGTGGACAGCTACCGCAGCGCCACCGCCATCACCAACGTCGACCTGCACGACCCCCACGCCACCGCCCCCTGGCCGGCGTTCGCCCAGGCCGCACGGGCGACGGGCTTCGTGTCCACCAACGCCATCCCGATGCGGCTGCGCGGCCAGGTCATCGGGGTACTGGGCCTGTTCCAGACCACCACCGGCCCTCTCAGCCCCGAGCACATCCGCCTCGCCCAGGCCCTGGCCGACATGGCGACCATCTCGATCCTGCAGCAGCGCACCCTGGCAGCCAGCGAACTGGAACGCGGCCAGCTCCAGTACGCCCTGAACAGCCGCATCGTCCTCGAACAGGTCAAGGGCATCCTCGCCGAACGCTGGCACCTGAGCCTGGACGAGGCATTCGCCGCATTCCGCAGCTACGCCCGATCCAACAACCATCAGCTCGCCGCGCTCGGCCTCCGGATCAGCGACGGCGACTTCGACACCGACCTCATCCCCCACCCGACCGCCCCGCCGCGACACTGA
- a CDS encoding PucR family transcriptional regulator, which translates to MSHASRRATELALDETTVTALRAALRTTADEVVQAIIDEVPPYANALSGRMGATIRRAVRTALGLYLDLASGNATGGDAGDAAYELGRGEVRDGRSMDALLSAYRVGARVAWRGLAAGAVPAGLPAAQVAKFAELTFAYIDELSAASASGHADELAARGRAHERHLEQLARDLLSGASPDVLLAAAGRAGWQPPISLTAVLLPAAQARPAYRTLDPGTLVLDDLPDASGVLLVPDADRAHLLRQLPDRTAVVGPARPWTRASASYARAVRALSLSSNIRDTEDHLPELVLSADADAFADLRARALAPLRTLPAATARRLEETLRAWLLHQGRRDEVAAALFVHPQTVRYRMSQVRELFPDLGSPHRVLELTLAVGLRVG; encoded by the coding sequence CGTCCAGGCGATCATCGACGAGGTCCCGCCCTACGCCAACGCCCTTTCGGGCCGCATGGGCGCCACCATCCGCCGAGCCGTCCGCACCGCCCTGGGCCTCTATCTTGACCTCGCGAGCGGAAACGCCACGGGCGGCGACGCCGGCGACGCGGCCTACGAACTGGGCCGCGGCGAGGTCCGCGACGGCCGTTCGATGGACGCCCTGCTCAGCGCCTACCGGGTCGGCGCCCGCGTGGCCTGGCGAGGCCTGGCCGCAGGTGCCGTCCCCGCGGGTCTGCCCGCCGCCCAGGTCGCCAAGTTCGCCGAGCTGACCTTCGCCTACATCGACGAGCTCTCCGCCGCGAGCGCCTCGGGCCACGCCGACGAACTGGCCGCGCGGGGCCGGGCCCACGAGCGCCACCTGGAACAACTGGCCCGCGACCTCCTCTCCGGCGCGAGCCCGGACGTGCTCCTTGCCGCTGCTGGGCGGGCCGGGTGGCAGCCGCCGATTTCACTGACCGCAGTCCTGCTGCCCGCCGCCCAGGCCCGGCCGGCCTACCGCACGCTCGACCCGGGCACCCTTGTCCTCGACGATCTGCCGGACGCTTCCGGCGTGCTGCTCGTCCCCGATGCCGACCGAGCACATCTCCTGAGGCAGCTGCCCGACCGCACCGCCGTGGTCGGCCCGGCCCGGCCGTGGACGCGTGCGTCCGCCTCGTACGCACGAGCCGTACGCGCGCTCTCCCTCTCCTCCAACATCCGCGACACCGAGGACCACCTGCCCGAGCTGGTACTGAGCGCCGACGCGGACGCGTTCGCTGACCTGCGTGCCCGAGCCCTCGCACCGTTGCGGACCTTGCCGGCCGCGACCGCGCGGCGGCTCGAGGAGACGTTGCGGGCGTGGCTGCTGCACCAGGGCAGGCGGGACGAGGTGGCGGCGGCGTTGTTCGTCCACCCCCAGACCGTTCGGTACCGGATGTCGCAGGTGCGGGAGCTGTTTCCGGATCTCGGGTCGCCGCACCGGGTTCTCGAACTGACGCTGGCGGTCGGTCTCCGGGTGGGCTGA
- a CDS encoding class I SAM-dependent methyltransferase — translation MLDIGSGTGRPVSHTLVEAGCEVTGIDGSSTMVELARQQVPGARFELQDVRSLQAADETFHGDDLLPSGQ, via the coding sequence GTGCTGGACATCGGCAGTGGCACCGGGCGTCCGGTGTCCCACACCCTGGTGGAGGCAGGGTGTGAGGTGACGGGTATCGATGGGTCGTCGACCATGGTCGAGCTGGCCCGTCAGCAGGTCCCCGGCGCACGCTTCGAGCTGCAGGACGTGCGGTCGCTGCAGGCGGCGGACGAGACCTTTCATGGAGACGACCTCCTTCCTTCCGGCCAGTGA
- the melC2 gene encoding tyrosinase MelC2, which yields MTVRKNQASLRADEKRAFTNAVLELKRTGQYDRFVTTHNGFITSDTDSGDRVGHRSPSFLPWHRRFLLEFEAALQTVDKSVSLPYWDWTTDRTTRSSLWAADFLGGTGRALDGQVLDGPFAYGTGQWSIEVRVDGRSYLRRALGTGVAELPTKAEVEGVLAMPAYDMAPWNSASNGFRNNLEGWRGADLHNRVHVWVGGQMATGVSPNDPVFWTHHAYIDKLWADWQARHPKSTYLPAAGTANVVDLNDTMRPWNDVRPADMVDHRQFYTFDTEPAPLGR from the coding sequence ATGACCGTGCGCAAGAACCAGGCGTCTCTGAGGGCAGATGAGAAGCGCGCCTTCACCAACGCCGTACTCGAACTCAAGCGCACCGGCCAATACGACCGCTTCGTGACCACGCACAACGGTTTCATCACGAGCGACACCGACTCCGGTGACCGGGTCGGCCACCGGTCCCCATCCTTCCTCCCCTGGCACCGCCGGTTTCTCCTGGAATTCGAAGCCGCTCTCCAGACGGTGGACAAAAGCGTTTCCCTTCCCTATTGGGACTGGACGACGGACCGCACCACCCGCTCCTCGCTCTGGGCCGCCGACTTCCTCGGCGGCACAGGTCGGGCACTCGACGGTCAGGTCCTCGACGGGCCGTTCGCGTACGGGACGGGGCAGTGGAGCATAGAAGTACGGGTGGACGGCCGCTCCTACCTGAGGCGCGCCCTCGGCACCGGTGTGGCCGAACTGCCCACCAAGGCCGAGGTGGAAGGCGTACTGGCCATGCCGGCTTACGACATGGCCCCTTGGAACAGCGCATCGAACGGTTTCCGCAACAACCTGGAGGGCTGGCGCGGCGCCGATCTCCACAACCGGGTACACGTGTGGGTCGGCGGACAGATGGCCACCGGCGTCTCCCCGAACGACCCGGTGTTCTGGACTCACCACGCGTACATCGACAAGCTGTGGGCCGACTGGCAGGCCAGGCACCCGAAGTCGACGTACCTGCCGGCCGCGGGCACCGCCAACGTCGTGGACCTGAACGACACGATGCGGCCGTGGAACGACGTGAGACCGGCCGACATGGTGGATCACCGGCAGTTCTACACCTTCGACACCGAGCCGGCCCCCCTCGGCCGCTGA
- a CDS encoding RrF2 family transcriptional regulator: protein MHISAKADYATRALLELASEPSRPLTCEAIASSQQIPFRFLKSVVGELRKAGLVRSQRGCEGGYWLGRPAGEISLLDVARAVDGELISLRGEPLAGLAYPGPAAGLPEVWRRVEADAAAVLGRATLASLMPVGAAGRLPREGAA, encoded by the coding sequence ATGCATATCTCCGCGAAGGCGGACTACGCCACGCGCGCTCTCCTGGAGCTCGCAAGTGAGCCGAGCCGCCCGCTGACCTGCGAGGCCATCGCCTCCTCGCAGCAGATCCCGTTCCGGTTCCTGAAGTCCGTGGTGGGCGAACTGCGGAAGGCCGGACTGGTCCGCAGCCAGCGCGGCTGCGAGGGGGGTTACTGGCTCGGCAGGCCCGCCGGGGAGATCAGCCTGCTGGACGTGGCGCGCGCGGTGGACGGCGAGTTGATCTCGCTGCGCGGCGAGCCGCTGGCCGGGCTCGCCTACCCCGGCCCCGCGGCGGGGCTGCCCGAGGTGTGGCGCCGGGTCGAGGCGGACGCGGCGGCGGTACTGGGCCGGGCGACGCTGGCCTCGCTGATGCCGGTGGGAGCGGCCGGGCGGCTGCCCCGCGAGGGCGCCGCGTGA
- a CDS encoding GOLPH3/VPS74 family protein yields MSTAKDLFIIAMDRRPEADVGQGDLSLALAGAELIDLLAAQAASLDGDSIVPGGLHAPHDELVAEASSALIRQVPYERVEDWLWRRGRELSAAYQAALEEAGQLTRGRRGLLPFGHDRLEVAETPVRRRARSRWEGGEPVLVALAAVVGIAADPSEDEHVNEPVIEDEAVTTVLAIANDAVMELEAVSQRRSIENAAFANVWRVP; encoded by the coding sequence ATGAGCACGGCGAAAGACTTGTTCATCATCGCCATGGACCGACGGCCGGAGGCCGACGTCGGGCAGGGCGATCTGTCGCTCGCGCTCGCGGGCGCCGAGCTCATCGATCTCCTCGCTGCGCAGGCCGCTTCCCTGGACGGCGACTCCATCGTGCCGGGCGGGCTGCATGCGCCGCACGACGAGCTCGTGGCCGAGGCCTCATCGGCGCTCATCCGGCAGGTGCCCTACGAGAGGGTCGAGGACTGGCTGTGGCGCCGCGGCCGGGAGTTGTCCGCGGCCTACCAGGCCGCCCTCGAAGAGGCCGGCCAGCTGACGCGCGGACGCCGAGGCCTGCTGCCTTTCGGACACGACCGCCTGGAAGTTGCTGAAACGCCCGTTCGGCGCCGGGCCCGCAGCCGCTGGGAGGGGGGCGAGCCCGTCCTCGTCGCCCTCGCCGCGGTAGTGGGCATTGCTGCTGACCCCTCCGAGGACGAGCACGTGAACGAACCGGTCATCGAGGATGAAGCGGTGACCACCGTGCTGGCGATAGCCAACGACGCGGTGATGGAGCTGGAGGCCGTGAGCCAGCGGCGTTCCATCGAAAACGCGGCGTTCGCCAATGTCTGGCGTGTCCCATAG
- a CDS encoding CsbD family protein, with the protein MSGDEKAQAKIEQAKGKVKETGGRLVGNESLTAEGRAEQAKGDARQAKEKIKDVFKD; encoded by the coding sequence ATGTCCGGTGATGAGAAGGCCCAGGCCAAGATCGAGCAGGCCAAGGGCAAGGTGAAGGAGACCGGCGGCCGTCTGGTGGGCAACGAGAGCCTGACCGCCGAAGGCCGCGCCGAACAGGCCAAGGGCGACGCCCGCCAGGCCAAGGAAAAGATCAAGGACGTCTTCAAGGACTGA
- a CDS encoding NADPH-dependent F420 reductase — protein sequence MTTIAVLGNGRVGGNLATALTRAGHQVTAVDRAPGAAADAARTVRIVINATPGSGSLERLAALREEMHGKILIDVSNATVDGPDGLPVGLVYPGSSLGEQLQEALPGTHVVKTLNTMLFPVMTAPSTLTQTPTAFLSGDDPHAKHTVRDLLVDLGWHKEWITDLGGIQTARATEAAILFVPHVIRSSGFVPFAISIAR from the coding sequence ATGACCACGATCGCAGTTCTCGGAAACGGCCGCGTCGGCGGCAACCTGGCCACAGCCCTCACGCGGGCAGGCCACCAGGTGACCGCGGTGGACCGCGCGCCCGGCGCCGCCGCCGATGCCGCCCGCACGGTCCGGATCGTCATCAACGCCACCCCGGGCTCCGGCTCCCTGGAACGTCTCGCCGCCCTGCGTGAAGAGATGCACGGCAAGATCCTCATCGACGTCTCCAACGCCACCGTCGACGGACCGGACGGACTGCCCGTCGGCCTCGTTTACCCCGGCTCGAGCCTCGGCGAACAGCTCCAGGAAGCACTCCCCGGAACACACGTCGTCAAGACGCTCAACACCATGCTCTTCCCGGTCATGACGGCCCCATCCACTCTCACCCAGACGCCGACCGCCTTCCTCTCCGGGGACGACCCGCACGCCAAGCACACTGTCCGTGACCTGCTCGTCGACCTCGGCTGGCACAAGGAATGGATCACCGACCTCGGTGGAATCCAGACCGCCCGCGCCACCGAGGCTGCCATCCTCTTCGTACCGCACGTCATCCGCTCCAGCGGATTTGTTCCCTTCGCGATCTCGATCGCCCGCTGA
- a CDS encoding FKBP-type peptidyl-prolyl cis-trans isomerase codes for MSELTKPEIELPGGDAPQELTIRDLVVGDGAEAKPGRVVRVHYVGVTFESGREFDASWDRGQPFKFAVGGGRVIKGWDRGLRGMKVGGRREIIVPPRLGYGNQSPSPLIPAGSTLVFVVDLLSVV; via the coding sequence ATGAGTGAACTGACGAAGCCCGAGATCGAACTTCCGGGGGGTGACGCTCCCCAGGAGCTGACGATCCGGGACCTCGTTGTCGGGGACGGGGCCGAGGCGAAGCCGGGCAGGGTTGTCCGGGTTCACTACGTCGGGGTCACCTTCGAGTCCGGAAGGGAGTTCGACGCCTCCTGGGACCGGGGCCAGCCGTTCAAGTTCGCCGTGGGTGGTGGCAGGGTCATCAAGGGCTGGGACCGGGGACTCAGGGGGATGAAGGTCGGTGGTCGCCGCGAGATCATCGTCCCCCCGCGCCTCGGCTACGGCAACCAGTCCCCCTCGCCGTTGATCCCGGCGGGTTCCACGCTCGTCTTCGTGGTGGACCTGCTCTCCGTGGTCTGA
- a CDS encoding ANTAR domain-containing protein gives MISDAMAEILDLLQAPEGPRGVADADIASAAADALAMDGLAVSLVTGGDRTELVWCTDGPAREFQDLQLTLGEGPEPEAVRTGAMVWAPDLAQAGGRRWPALGMEAPALEASAVFCFPMVIGAIKVGVLTAVRRTAGPLTEGQADDALALATALTVRFLNREAPQSEGLNPLDSLGDLQHAVVHQATGMLSVQLALSLPHALLRLRAHAYSSGRSITSISKDIVDRRLRLDHPGNGEGASEPFADKD, from the coding sequence GTGATCAGCGATGCGATGGCCGAGATCCTGGACCTGCTCCAGGCCCCGGAGGGCCCCCGTGGGGTCGCCGACGCCGACATCGCCTCGGCGGCGGCCGACGCGCTCGCCATGGACGGTCTGGCGGTGTCCCTGGTCACCGGCGGCGACCGCACCGAGCTCGTGTGGTGCACCGACGGGCCGGCCCGTGAGTTCCAGGACCTGCAGCTCACCCTCGGCGAGGGACCGGAACCCGAGGCGGTACGCACCGGCGCCATGGTCTGGGCACCAGATCTGGCGCAGGCCGGCGGCCGGCGCTGGCCCGCCCTGGGCATGGAGGCCCCAGCCCTGGAGGCTTCGGCGGTGTTCTGCTTCCCGATGGTGATCGGCGCCATCAAGGTGGGCGTCCTGACCGCGGTACGCCGCACCGCGGGGCCGCTCACCGAGGGGCAGGCCGACGACGCCCTGGCCCTGGCCACAGCCCTGACCGTCCGCTTCCTGAACCGGGAGGCCCCGCAATCCGAGGGCCTCAACCCGTTGGATTCGCTGGGCGACCTACAGCACGCGGTGGTCCATCAGGCCACCGGCATGCTCAGTGTCCAGCTCGCCCTGAGCCTGCCCCACGCCCTGCTGCGATTGCGCGCGCATGCTTACAGCAGCGGCCGTTCCATCACGAGCATTTCCAAGGACATCGTGGACCGGCGGCTGCGCCTGGACCATCCCGGCAACGGCGAGGGCGCCTCGGAGCCCTTCGCGGACAAGGACTGA
- the melC1 gene encoding apotyrosinase chaperone MelC1 has product MNKITRRRALGATVGALSVIGLAGATTYAADTDSRVAVPAGTVDEVYMGRRIQITTAIGGGHHGSHHSPGLPTVRIDSRELHVMQNADGGWISVVNHYETFATPISVARAAVRELQGATLVPMGGM; this is encoded by the coding sequence ATGAACAAAATCACCCGCAGGCGGGCCTTGGGCGCCACCGTCGGCGCGCTCTCCGTTATCGGCCTCGCGGGCGCCACCACGTACGCGGCTGACACCGACTCCCGCGTCGCGGTACCCGCCGGCACGGTCGACGAGGTCTACATGGGACGCCGCATCCAGATCACCACCGCCATCGGCGGTGGTCACCACGGCAGCCACCATTCGCCCGGGCTTCCCACAGTCCGCATAGACAGCCGCGAACTCCACGTGATGCAGAACGCCGACGGCGGCTGGATCAGCGTGGTCAACCACTACGAGACGTTCGCCACCCCGATCTCGGTCGCCCGCGCGGCCGTGCGCGAGTTGCAAGGCGCGACCCTCGTCCCGATGGGCGGCATGTAA
- a CDS encoding inositol monophosphatase family protein, producing MSETLQTTGIATSDGDLLDQTVIAVRAAGSALRERFGEVVRYESREELMRALAANDGTALDILRPRLSGLRPDAGWVEDELAGGALPSGEWWVVDPSEGNVNHLHALPEWAVTVTLVRDNLPVLTVVHLPLTGETYTALTGAGAHLDGRPLRVSPTADLGLSIVATSQARPDEDEKVVRRVGSSITAMLFDALVVRTAVPATLHLANVAAGRIDAFWQFAGARADLLPGALLVTEAGGRISDAEGRPWTPQSESFLATAPGIHIEAVATLSR from the coding sequence ATGTCCGAAACGCTTCAGACCACTGGCATCGCCACCTCCGACGGCGACCTGCTCGACCAGACCGTGATCGCGGTGCGCGCGGCCGGTTCGGCGCTCCGAGAGCGCTTCGGCGAGGTGGTCCGCTACGAGAGCCGCGAAGAACTGATGCGCGCGCTCGCCGCCAACGACGGCACGGCCTTGGACATCCTGCGACCCCGCCTCAGCGGCCTGCGCCCGGACGCCGGCTGGGTGGAGGACGAACTGGCCGGCGGGGCGCTGCCGTCCGGTGAGTGGTGGGTCGTGGATCCGTCCGAAGGCAACGTCAACCACCTGCACGCACTGCCGGAATGGGCGGTGACGGTCACCCTCGTGCGTGACAACCTGCCGGTTCTCACCGTGGTCCACTTGCCGTTGACCGGCGAGACCTACACCGCGCTCACCGGCGCCGGCGCCCACCTCGACGGCCGGCCGCTGCGCGTCTCCCCGACCGCGGATCTCGGCCTGAGCATCGTGGCCACCAGCCAGGCCCGGCCGGACGAGGACGAGAAGGTCGTGCGGCGCGTCGGCTCCTCGATCACCGCGATGCTCTTCGACGCGCTCGTCGTCCGCACCGCCGTGCCCGCGACCCTGCACCTGGCGAACGTGGCCGCCGGCCGGATCGACGCCTTCTGGCAGTTCGCCGGCGCCCGGGCGGACCTGCTGCCCGGGGCGCTGCTCGTCACCGAGGCCGGCGGACGGATCTCCGACGCCGAGGGCCGGCCCTGGACCCCGCAGAGCGAGAGCTTCCTGGCCACCGCGCCCGGCATCCACATTGAGGCCGTCGCCACGCTCTCCCGCTGA
- a CDS encoding cupin domain-containing protein yields the protein MSEPLTIPGEGFHPHLPDAPDHPTAPLRTRLHHVRADSLDGDTAQSGGMRRFAAVSGKTVGSEKLWMGQTHVAPSTASSDHHHGESETAIYVVGGHPEFVFLDDTSEPAEEVRLRTSPGDYIFVPPFVPHREENPDPAEEAVVVIARSTQEAIVVNLPQLYALPADRA from the coding sequence ATGAGCGAGCCGCTGACGATTCCCGGTGAAGGCTTCCACCCGCACCTCCCCGACGCACCGGACCACCCCACGGCGCCGCTGCGCACCCGCCTGCACCACGTACGCGCCGACTCCCTGGACGGCGACACCGCCCAGAGCGGCGGCATGCGGAGGTTCGCGGCCGTCAGCGGCAAGACCGTCGGCTCCGAGAAGCTGTGGATGGGCCAGACCCACGTGGCCCCCTCGACCGCCTCCTCCGACCACCACCACGGAGAGTCCGAGACCGCCATCTACGTGGTCGGCGGACACCCCGAGTTCGTCTTCCTGGACGACACGAGCGAACCGGCCGAGGAAGTGCGGCTGCGCACCTCGCCCGGGGACTACATCTTCGTCCCGCCGTTCGTGCCCCACCGGGAGGAGAACCCGGATCCCGCGGAGGAGGCCGTCGTCGTCATCGCCCGCAGCACCCAGGAGGCGATCGTCGTCAACCTCCCCCAGCTGTACGCCCTCCCCGCCGACAGGGCCTGA
- a CDS encoding helix-turn-helix domain-containing protein, protein MDSTAPGSAPRGLDVFRRGWETQVGDDVFQLPAFNPDTTGDFRVKGNVAKVHGAAIADLHAASATRTADVPGGDQDLIAMYVVRSGSWTLGGPPGYGDQTVSTGQFLVRHLGRLTAFDTTAHLTAKFLVLPPGELKPLLGNRVITGPVDSAEMRLLTALTDMIHATVADLGPAGVLAAQNTLIELTKAVVKGRFDDVEPRMAPALAQAAKDLADRRLADPELSPAMLARELNVSVRTLHRAFAAVGEQVTAYIRHRRLHEARLVLAAPSGRVSISELAAHWQFADGSHFTRAFKKHYGQTPTEYARSTGAASLVPNPHPSGHRLAESA, encoded by the coding sequence GTGGACTCGACCGCCCCGGGCTCCGCACCGCGGGGGCTCGACGTGTTCCGGCGCGGGTGGGAGACGCAGGTCGGCGACGATGTCTTCCAACTTCCCGCCTTCAACCCGGATACGACCGGTGACTTCCGGGTCAAGGGAAACGTGGCCAAGGTGCACGGCGCGGCGATCGCTGATCTTCACGCCGCGTCGGCAACCCGGACCGCGGACGTTCCGGGCGGCGATCAGGATCTGATTGCCATGTACGTCGTGCGGAGCGGCTCATGGACTCTGGGCGGCCCGCCCGGTTACGGCGACCAGACGGTGTCGACCGGGCAGTTCCTCGTCCGGCACCTCGGGCGCCTTACGGCCTTCGATACGACGGCGCACCTGACGGCGAAGTTTCTCGTCCTGCCTCCCGGCGAGCTCAAACCCCTGCTTGGGAACCGGGTCATCACCGGGCCGGTGGACTCGGCCGAGATGCGCTTGCTGACGGCCCTTACCGACATGATTCACGCAACCGTGGCCGACCTCGGTCCGGCCGGTGTACTGGCTGCCCAGAACACGCTGATCGAGCTGACCAAGGCGGTGGTGAAGGGGCGCTTCGACGACGTAGAACCCCGGATGGCTCCCGCGCTCGCCCAGGCCGCCAAGGACCTCGCGGACCGTCGGCTCGCTGACCCGGAACTTTCTCCGGCCATGCTTGCACGTGAACTCAACGTCTCCGTCCGTACGCTGCACCGGGCGTTCGCCGCAGTGGGTGAGCAGGTGACCGCCTACATCCGCCACCGGCGACTGCATGAGGCCCGGCTCGTCCTCGCCGCGCCGTCAGGGCGCGTGAGCATTTCAGAACTCGCTGCGCACTGGCAGTTCGCGGACGGCAGTCACTTCACCCGAGCCTTCAAGAAGCACTACGGTCAGACTCCCACCGAGTACGCCCGCTCGACCGGAGCGGCCTCGCTCGTGCCGAACCCGCACCCGTCGGGCCACCGGCTGGCCGAGAGCGCGTGA
- a CDS encoding GMC family oxidoreductase, with protein sequence MGQSPYDYVVVGAGTAGCVIASRLSERRDVRVLLLEAGARDATAAMASPWGFLGFDPSSLWLGVSTVQAGTGRVADVLRGKALGGSSSINGLYHLRGHRSGYDEWPGLGAPGWGFDDLLPYFRRSESTRGRDGSTRGADGPVLVAPVPEPHPLATAGVEAAVQAGFTRADDITGGLETGFGWSDMNLPGGVRQSASDAYIRPFLDRPNLDVVTEATVQRLRLIAGRCIGVEYSVGGEHLSVGSAEVVLTAGAIGSAHLLMLSGIGPARHLGEHGIDIVADLPGVGSHLQDHPMAGVVYEASRPVPFLPANPPAEMMGLLYSGPAAARPDLQVYVVAAPLPSAWGQAPASGYSIAFSAMAPHSSGTVRLADADPASAPVVDPGYLSDDRDLEVMRKGLAVARRIGEADAFADWRKQEAVPGSGAIGESVDEFIRKATGPYFHFTGTCRMGTDADAVVDPADLRVHGIAGLRVADASLMPFIPSANTNATVYAIAERAAELLG encoded by the coding sequence ATGGGCCAGAGTCCTTATGACTATGTCGTTGTGGGAGCGGGGACAGCGGGGTGCGTGATTGCCTCCCGGCTGTCGGAACGCCGCGACGTGAGGGTGTTGTTGCTGGAGGCGGGAGCCCGGGACGCGACCGCGGCGATGGCATCTCCTTGGGGGTTCCTGGGGTTCGACCCGTCATCCCTCTGGCTGGGCGTCTCGACCGTGCAGGCCGGTACGGGCAGGGTCGCTGACGTGTTGCGCGGCAAGGCGCTCGGCGGATCGTCGAGCATCAATGGCCTCTACCACCTGCGGGGGCACCGCTCAGGTTATGACGAGTGGCCCGGACTCGGTGCTCCAGGCTGGGGTTTCGACGATCTGCTGCCCTACTTCCGCCGCAGCGAGAGCACTCGCGGTCGTGATGGCTCCACACGGGGTGCGGACGGGCCGGTCCTGGTCGCGCCGGTTCCGGAACCCCATCCCTTGGCCACGGCGGGCGTCGAAGCCGCGGTGCAGGCTGGGTTCACGCGCGCCGATGACATCACCGGCGGGCTGGAGACCGGGTTCGGTTGGAGTGACATGAATCTGCCCGGCGGCGTCCGCCAGAGCGCGTCCGACGCCTACATCCGTCCGTTCCTCGACCGGCCGAACCTGGACGTCGTCACGGAAGCGACGGTGCAGCGGCTGCGCCTCATCGCCGGCCGTTGCATCGGCGTCGAGTACAGCGTGGGTGGCGAGCACCTGTCCGTCGGGAGCGCCGAGGTCGTACTGACGGCGGGGGCCATCGGTTCCGCGCACCTCCTGATGCTGTCGGGGATCGGTCCGGCACGACACCTCGGCGAACACGGCATCGACATCGTCGCCGACTTGCCGGGTGTGGGATCCCATCTGCAGGACCATCCGATGGCGGGCGTGGTGTACGAGGCCAGCCGGCCCGTACCGTTCCTTCCTGCCAACCCGCCGGCAGAAATGATGGGGCTGCTCTACAGCGGTCCCGCTGCGGCCCGGCCGGACCTTCAGGTCTACGTCGTCGCCGCACCCCTCCCGTCGGCATGGGGCCAGGCGCCGGCCAGCGGATACTCCATCGCCTTCTCCGCGATGGCGCCGCACAGCAGCGGTACCGTGCGCCTGGCGGATGCCGATCCCGCCAGTGCTCCCGTCGTCGACCCCGGCTACCTGAGCGACGACCGTGACCTGGAGGTCATGCGCAAGGGCCTGGCAGTAGCACGCCGGATCGGGGAGGCAGACGCGTTCGCCGACTGGCGCAAGCAGGAGGCGGTGCCGGGCTCCGGGGCGATCGGTGAGTCCGTGGACGAGTTCATCCGCAAGGCTACCGGCCCCTACTTCCACTTCACCGGCACCTGCCGCATGGGAACCGACGCCGATGCCGTCGTCGACCCCGCGGACCTTCGTGTACACGGGATCGCCGGACTGCGGGTCGCCGACGCCTCGTTGATGCCGTTCATCCCCTCGGCCAACACCAACGCGACCGTCTACGCCATCGCCGAACGGGCTGCCGAACTGCTCGGTTGA